In the genome of Mycobacterium kansasii ATCC 12478, one region contains:
- a CDS encoding protease inhibitor I42 family protein → MKIRLMVTVVLVVLSVVLGCIGCASKARPPATKTIEVPMDDVLKQSAIEREVSMSVGDTLQVTLGSNYTTPFRWAEDMKIGDATVLKQVDHRYVRPDTDMMGAPGTEVWTFTALNRGTTTISTGYASFVGGDNAPTCTFTAKVAVQ, encoded by the coding sequence ATGAAGATCAGGCTCATGGTGACCGTCGTCTTGGTTGTCTTGTCGGTGGTGTTGGGCTGCATCGGCTGTGCCAGCAAGGCCCGGCCACCGGCGACCAAAACCATTGAAGTCCCGATGGATGACGTGTTGAAGCAAAGCGCGATCGAACGCGAAGTCAGCATGTCGGTCGGTGACACGCTGCAGGTGACGCTGGGGTCGAATTACACCACTCCGTTCCGATGGGCGGAAGACATGAAGATCGGTGACGCCACGGTCCTGAAGCAGGTCGATCACCGGTATGTGCGGCCAGACACCGACATGATGGGCGCACCCGGCACCGAGGTGTGGACGTTCACGGCGCTCAACCGCGGCACCACCACCATCTCCACCGGCTACGCCAGCTTCGTGGGTGGCGACAACGCGCCGACGTGTACCTTCACCGCGAAAGTGGCTGTGCAATAG
- a CDS encoding DUF5685 family protein has protein sequence MFGIIRPCRHRLGGELTAVWRAQLCGLCLALRDGYGQAARIATNYDALVVSLLVEAQFDAQPTRRTAGPCPLRGMRRADVATGECVRLAAVVSLALAAARVRDHVDDRDGVVGAAPVRVAARRIADRWVRQGTGAGRSLGFDTGVLVAAIDRQTELEAMVGRAGPGSSLLLVTEPTETAVAAAFAHTAVLAGRPANQEPLREVGRLFGRIAHVLDAVEDCRDDAAHGKWNPLAATGTSVAAARTLCDDAALGIELALADVDFTDGRLARRLLTREVRRAISRTFNRAGYTVRGGTPHGEQDGINFGDQAMGAGPFPGDPGELPPNPEQSPKQGCWNTCTDACCCDCCCDEDCCCDCGDCCDCS, from the coding sequence GTGTTTGGCATCATCCGGCCGTGCCGTCACCGGCTCGGTGGCGAACTCACGGCAGTATGGCGAGCGCAGCTGTGCGGGCTGTGCCTGGCGCTTCGCGACGGCTACGGCCAGGCCGCGCGGATCGCCACCAACTACGACGCCTTGGTGGTCTCGCTGCTGGTCGAGGCGCAGTTCGACGCGCAACCAACGCGACGGACCGCCGGTCCCTGTCCATTGCGCGGGATGCGGCGCGCGGACGTGGCGACCGGTGAGTGCGTGCGACTGGCCGCCGTGGTGTCGCTTGCGTTGGCCGCTGCGCGGGTGCGCGATCACGTCGACGACCGTGACGGCGTGGTCGGTGCGGCGCCGGTGCGGGTGGCGGCGCGCCGCATCGCCGATCGCTGGGTGCGCCAGGGCACCGGTGCCGGACGCTCCCTCGGATTCGACACCGGTGTGCTGGTCGCCGCGATCGACCGGCAGACCGAGCTCGAGGCGATGGTCGGTCGGGCGGGCCCGGGCAGCTCGCTACTGCTGGTGACCGAGCCCACCGAGACCGCGGTCGCCGCGGCCTTCGCACATACCGCGGTGTTGGCCGGCCGACCGGCCAACCAGGAGCCACTGCGTGAGGTCGGGCGGCTGTTCGGGCGGATCGCGCATGTCCTCGACGCGGTCGAGGATTGCCGCGACGACGCAGCTCACGGAAAGTGGAACCCGTTGGCGGCCACGGGGACATCTGTCGCGGCGGCCCGCACCCTGTGCGACGACGCGGCGCTGGGCATCGAACTGGCATTGGCCGACGTCGACTTCACCGACGGACGACTGGCGCGGCGGTTGCTGACCCGCGAGGTGCGCCGGGCGATATCGCGCACCTTCAATCGAGCCGGTTACACCGTGCGCGGCGGGACACCGCATGGCGAGCAGGACGGGATCAACTTCGGCGACCAGGCGATGGGCGCCGGCCCCTTCCCGGGCGATCCGGGTGAGCTACCGCCCAATCCGGAGCAAAGTCCCAAACAGGGATGCTGGAACACCTGCACCGACGCATGTTGCTGTGACTGCTGCTGCGACGAAGACTGCTGCTGCGACTGCGGCGACTGCTGCGACTGCTCCTAG